The Equus caballus isolate H_3958 breed thoroughbred chromosome 30, TB-T2T, whole genome shotgun sequence DNA segment gaagattggcacagatgttagctcagcgaaaATCTTCcccacacaaaaaagaataaaagaaataaagataaaattaaaatattttcagaccaaGAAAAAGCCTGACAGAATTTTCCACCGTTCTTTAAATGAACGCAAAATTGAGATTCCTTACAATGGTGTCAATTACCATCAGCTCCAAACCTACCCTGCTGGTGATACTGGAACGTTTTTGCTTCGCTTTGTTAGTGGCATGTAGATAAACTTCATCTGTAGAACCTGTGGGAAAAGGCACTTCTTCCTAGTTCCTGTGTGCTCCTCTTGGCTTGCTCCCATGGTGCGCAGAGACCAACAGTGGACACAACCTCTCTGGGAACATTTTCTGGCAGCACCCCAGGAAGGagctttccagaaagttttcccAGTGTAGCACCTCAGCAAAATTCTCTGCTATCTAGAGGGTCATGACTACACTCTCTCCAAAGAGGTGTCCATCTCAGCTCTGGTGGGCGGGGATTCTTCCAGATTTGTTCCTTCCTTGAGTTCTTGCCTGAAGTCCTAGAGAAAGCAGTGGCTATGCCCATATTGGCTATTCCTacgttttttattttcctctttaccCTTCCATAGATAATCCTCTGCAATAGTTAACAATTCTTTACACTAAACTTCCCCTATTCAAATTACTGTGCAGTTTCCATCTCCTGATTGGACAATAATTGATGAGTGTCTTCCGTGGTCGTATGTCATTTAGTCCCTGGCTTTGCTGTGAAACTGTCTCCCATCTTTCTCCCCTTTGCTCACTTTGTTCTGGCCAGACTGATGAACATCTTGTTCCTAGAACATTCCCctaaatctatttatttttgtttgagcCTGGAATAGTCTTACTGTTAAATGTCTCCTTAGCAAAGAGTCTTTTCCCATCTTATATGAAATAGTACTCCCACTGcaatactttctttctttctctgatttatttttcgACAAATCTCTAATCACCACGTGACAAGTCATAGTAATTTGCCTTTTTGTTCACTTTATGATGCTTCTCCCTAGAAAGTAACACTCTCATGGGCAgtctgttttgtttctggttAATAGTTGCGCCTTTAGCCAAATGTAGTCACCCCATAGTCGACCCTAGTTAAATAGCtaactgagtgaatgaataaatgacttagCTACTTTCTAGATGAGAAACTGACACTCAGATATGTTCTGTAACTGAAAGGAGTATAGTATAAATTTAGGAGTTTAAActcttcagagagaaaaatgtggGTTTAAATCAAAGTTTTGCTGCTGCCTACTTATGCAATTAGGCATATTTATTAACTATTCAGTACCtcggtttccttttctgtaaaatggggattataatagtAACTATACATATTTGGATTAAATAAAACTGTTTACATAATGTACTTAGTATAGTGCTTGAGACATATTAGCAATTCAATATATTTAGTTGTTTTTAATTGCCTACAGTTACAAAACTGTAAACAGGATCATAATTTTTCTTGAGAAGTTAAGTTGCTAAAACGCCTAAACAAAAATTGATTTTGATATAAATTTATTAATAGCTTCTTGTTCATAAGTAGTGACCCTAAAATCAGGTATACAAAAGAATGATTGAGGAGGCTGACCTAATGAAGTGTTGTAATGTGAGTGGAGTAACAGTACAATAGCAATGATGTCTTTCGTTGGATCATGGCATCACAGGTGAGAACATAGGAAccagatagattagatagatggatagataggcagacagacagatagatacacacataGGTAGACATATATATCTAGAAATCCATACATGGATAGATAGATctttaaatacagtcatgtgccacatagtGACATTTCTGCCAATGATGGACCACCTGTCATATAAAATTAATACCACacaacctaggtgtgtagtaggctataccatctagggttgtgtaagtacgcactgtgatgtttgcacaaccatgaaatcacctaacaacgcatttctcagaacatatcctggTCATTAAACAATGCATAACCATATTGCTAAATACAAATaagtttctttgttgttgaaaaCAGAATAACactattgcttttctttttctttttttttcccaaagattttattttttcctttttctccccaaagccccccggtacatagttgtatattcttcgttgtgggtccttctagttgtggcatatgggacgctgcctcagtgtggtttgatgagcagtgccatgtccgtgcccaggatttgaaccaatgaaacactgggctgcctgcagcagagcgcgcgaacttagctactcggccacgaggccagcccctattacttttcttatttaaagACAGACCTATGAATAACTGAAGCTCTTATGcttaaaattcaacattttaattttgtgtctAGTTTTCAGAAATTGAAGAGTACATTCATTGTGAAATATTAGTTTCCCAAGCAATtacctttgaaaataattttgtgagCCCTTTGAATATAATTGGTACTTGATTTTggatgaatatttattaatagaTCCTTGAATCAAGTGACTTTTTCAGTTCTGTATTTAAGAAGCAAATAGCAATAAGCTGATCAATAGTCCTAGAGAAATGTTATTGATGTGAAAATatctgaaacagaaaaacattacTAGTGTCCACCATtacacagagaaaatgaaataaagatctTGTATAATTATCTCATTAATTTAGATTACTCGAGCCAATTGAAAACATTCCTAAGTACTAAATTACAGAATTACAAGCAGATTAATTAAAGGGTGATTATATTCAATGTGACATAATTCCtctaaataaaaaagtaattcaTTTGATTAAAATCctccttttgttttaaattggtTATTTACTAACAAGCAAATCCtagcaaaaagacaaaggtaaaaattctgaaatacagGTTGGAGTTACTTACCcttgtaaaaataaacacaactaaaactacaccaTAAGGTAATGGTAAAAATGTACGGGACTTCACAAAAGTCGGTATTAACTTAGGGAATCTCCAAACAGGAGGGTACAAATGtgaatctgttttatttttctagtattgATCCCCTGATTGTCCTATGTAGAATCTTCTCTTATTCTCACTCAGTAGAATATCTTTAATAACAAATGGCCTTTGTTTTATAAGTTTACCATTACATTTGGCAGAATAGTcttatttcatgataaaaatttcagTCTTATTTGTATTAAAACATCACACTCAAATACTATTCAAAGTTTAGTTCATTTGATTATCTTTCACTGGGCTTGAATTGGAGGAGAAAAGTTGTCTGTGCTCCATATTCCCCTTCTGTCTCTTTCTATGTGTCCCATCCTTGGTGTTGGGACCAGACATCCTTGGTTAAGGACCGGTGGATCTCCTTAAGTGGCATCTGGTGGCCTGTTGTTTTGTCCTGACTGATTGGCCCTCTGCTGGCTTTTGTGACGAGTGCTGAATAGTTTCTCCTGAAGCCTGTGGGGTCCTCCTCGCCTTCTGCTCCCTGATATGGCAAATGGAGCTCCATCTAGACTTCctgctcctcttcttttttctctccacctCTCACCAAACGAGGTGCACTCACATCCAACTGTATTGAGATACCCTAACTTGGTGAGCACCTCTTTTAGAAGTGTCAACAAGGCTGCTCAGGGCCAGTTACTTTCCATGATGAGCTCTCATACCACGAGAAACAAAATTGTGGAAATGTATGGTGCTTAACTTCGGCCAAATCTCTCCACCTATTTTCCTCTGCACACGTTTGCGTAGATGCTGCAGGCAAGGCCACCGTGCAGACACACATCCAACCAGGGAAGCAGTCTTTCCTATTTTATAGTAAATCTTCTGGAATCTCTATCCCTTGGCTTTGGGAAGGAGACAATAAGCTCCTTACAAATACTTCAGTTGCTCCATGGGTCAATGtactttcttccctctttcttctctgttgaTGAGAATGGCCGTCACGGTAATACAGTCCAATGTACTGATCTTAGTAAACACTGTAGGGAGGTGGCAGGTCTTGACTGCTAAAAACGGGTCTTATAACTTAAAATGTGGGAAATATAGTGGTTTTTCCATTAACTTGAGTTCTTCTCCAGAAGAGTAGAAAAatctcatctctttctctctgaaatattttattttaattattactcCATTAGATCTATATCTGTATCAATAACATCTACATTCGTCTTTCTAGCTATCtgaacatacatatataaaaataaacatcgCTTGACTAGAAGTCCACACGTAACTGTGGAATCTGTATTCTTagtaaaaattttaatggaaGAAACTACAGTCTAATTTCCCTCTTCAGGAATTCAAAAATAGATATTGGCTCTTCCTACTGTGATGGGAGAACGTGAGACCGTGTCACCTTTTAGCTCATTATTCTATCTCATGCTTTTTGTAATGGTCCCCTTTGCTGACGGTTCCCAATGACGGCTGTTCCAGCAATGTTTTTTAGTAGCTGCTATTAGTGAAAGTATCTCTTTACAGATGCACAGTTTCTCTGGTGATCATTTCTGTATGATTTCACAACACATTCCAAAAGGAGCAATTTTCAGGACAATGATGATAAGGCAATTTATGCCTGCTGGTggcaaattatatttatttggaaTCTTTTGCTATTCTAAACAATAATTGAAACTTTCACTTAACATCTGTGAAACCACTTTCCCTAGTTTTCCTTATTTCATTCTATCCATTCCATatagtttaaatatatatgtataaagtacatataatatatttatgcatatagaGTTTTTGCATCTTCTTTCTCTGCTCGAATTCTAACTGTTGCTGTCTCCCAAAACCTTTAAATTTATTGTCAAGATGTTTTTATCCGTATGCCAAACTTTCCTACGTCTTCAACCGCCACATATGTTGTAATGAGTTTATGCTTCAAATGTTTAGCCCAGACACTTTTGTGCTCCAGATCCGCAGAGATAACAACTCATCCAAAAAAATAACACCCTTTTTCAGCATGGAAATCCATTCTAGACTCCTTCTTTTAAATCACCTCTCCAGCTATACAACCACCAAGGTTTTCAGATCCTAATATTTCAGGACTCTAAGCCATTTTTTCCTGTCCATTCTGTCTTCGTTTAATTGAGTTTTTATTACTGTTGACCTGAATTACTATTGTAGGTCTTTCTGTATAAGATATTCAATATACTGCCCCACCCAAAACATCCCCAAGCCAGCACACCTCCACAATACTGCAGGAATGAGTCTGCCAAAAGGCATCTGATAGTTTAAATCATCTGTTAAAATTatcattcttcaaaaaatatttaggtTAAGTTCATTCTCTTTAACTTATTGTTAAGCCCAAACCAAACTTTTCTTATATTAATAAAGAGGCTATGACGTGCCAACAAAGTAGTTTTCAGGAAATTAACTTATTAAGATGTATTTATTGATTCATCTTAACCACTGATAATTTCATatgttttgctcatttatttcaaAGATCGAACATTTCTAAAATAAGGGAATCTAcatattgtaaattttaaaatgtttatattaaataTCACAGACAACTATAAACTAGGGATTTCTGACATAATTACAACACAAAAttggcttaatttttaaaaattggtaagcTTCTTGGTAATTTGAAGTAAATATACTTAAGCTTTCAAATATTTGTGTATTACATGCAAAATATCTGACTTTTTTCATGTGTACCAACAAAACTCAATATTTCCTGAAAGGagtaaacatatttttagaaataactgctaatggttaaaattaaaataaaccctGCTGTTATTAACATGTATTCAACTAGTTGCATGGAACTTTTAAAAAGTGGGAAATCTATTGAGATAAACTTATGTACTAGATGTGAACCACTTTTTGAAATGCATGCTTTAAACTTCAAAATGTAAAAggcattattttcattcatttcttatttcatctttatCTATGAACTGACTGTAAGTTATGAtattaatatttcataaatatcatAATAAATAAGAGCCACAGACTTATCTATGGTCCAAAGAAAAATGCATCTACATTTGATACAGAGAGAGTCCATGACTGGGAAAGTTATAATTCTCTATAAGAAATAACCCAGCGATCTTTCTGTCAATAAAGAAGCtaaaaaaaggtagaaacaaaaaaaggagaaaaaacagaataatCACTTGATTATTTCAACGGGTTTTGATTAATTGGATATTTGATTGGATATATAAAATGGATATTTGATTGCTTGAATGGATACGGAATAAAAATGtgtagaaaatgaaaacttgCAGATTTTCAGAAAATAGTTTCGTTCCGTACTTCATGATCTCACACCCACTTTGCAGCAGCTACTGTCTCAGGTCACTTGGTATTGCCATGTAATTTCCCATCCGGTCTTATTTACTGGCGCTATAACTCTGTACAGCAAGGATGGGATGAGAGTTTAAGGGATATTGAACTTGGTAGCTTTTTCCAATGAATGTCAATTGGAGAAACACCTGTGGTCAGGCACTTTGAGCCAATCCACCAGGGGAACGGGAGATAAATCATTCCAATTCAAGCCATGCTTTTATTTTGCTATTGCACGTTGCATCTAAGTTTCAAGTTTCAAAGGATTTTTAATATAAGTTCAATACAACTTCAAACTTTTAATGCCCTAGTTTTATCTACATGCCTCttctaaaattttactttaactTTTAAATGTAAAGCCATTAAACAGTAAACTTTAAAGAGAGTTCATCAAATCCAGACCCGGACTACAAACCGtataaaggaagttcttcagactgAAGGAAAATATCATCAAATTTAACTTAGATTCACAGGAAGGAGTAAAACTCAAGTATGTGGGTAAATGTGAAAATAATATCATGTAAGGGCAACTGACTATAGGACAACTTATAACATTGTACCACGGGGAAAGAttagatataaatgtaaaatatataagaaaaatagcCAAAGAATAAGGACTAACGGGATTACACTGTGGATACGCACTCAATTCTCTAAGCTTTCATTTATccaaaaatgtattcatttcatcttcattatTTCAAGGGTAATTTCACCAGTTAGAGAATCTGAGTTAAcagttgtgtgtgtctgtgtgtgtgtgcatatgtgcagacatgtgtgtgttttctcccaGCACTTTATAGATGTCATTCCGGTGTTTTCTCCCACTCCATTGCTTTCCTGGGAAGTCAGTCAAAATTCATATAAATGTTTATCTACATACAATAGCATACAATATATCTCTTCTCccactttcaagattttctttttttctgtgtgtgtgaggaagattggccctgggctaacatctgtgccagtctccatatactttgtatatgggatgctgccacagcatgacttgaggaGCAGGGtgtaggtgcacacccaggaATGGAACCCgggaaacccaggccaccaaagccgagtgcgtgagcttaaccactactcTATCAGGTGGCCcctcaagattttctttttaactttgttttttctatttagctctgatgtgtcttggtgtgatCCTATTGGGATTTATTCAGCTCAGCATTGACTGACCTTTTTAGATCTCCCAGTtaaggttttctgtttttttttaaaatttaggaatgtttcaatcattatttcttcaactttttttgtTGCCGCATTTGCACTTTTCCCCATTTCTGGTACTGTAATTACACGTGTATTAAATCACTTGACATTGTCTTACACATCaaaggctttttttttgtttcctaaaaTCCATTGTCACTCTTAAATACCCTATAAGCTAATTTCAACGTATGGGTTATCTAATGATTAGTTACCACGGACGATTTTTCACTATTGTTCTGGTTATAAGttaactttttcttcttaacatgcttatttagaaaattactttttaaaaaaaatcttatatctgatatcCATCATAGCtaatgtataaaaattatttaagtttttaCAAAAATCTTGGAAGAATCATGTTTCTTTAGAACATTAATGACATTTACTTAtccatttataaattaattttggatGGCATGTTAACAGTTATTGCTTAGCGTGTCTTAATAAATCAATAATCTATGCCACATTTTTTCTCTATATACATGAAGATCTTTTACAAAATATAGAAGCATTTGCAACTGCCTTTTTGTGGTATTGTCTATAGACCCGGCTGACCAGAATTCTTAGGATGTATAAAGATAAAGAAACGGTTGCTTCCTAAAGAGAGGTCTAAGTGGATAACATAATTATTCAGTAATACTCTCTCAGTGATTTCTCCAGGTGTTAGGAGAATTAATCTCCATTCCCACGCTCgcctccacccctccctgccacTCACACATTCAGCTTTCATCTACAGCTGTGCTgctgcaaatatatatatatatatatattcattctgAAAATTCAGGTCCAAAATCATGCATAACttacaaaaaagtgaaaagaaaacttaTTTAGTCAAGGAGGTTACCCTATAATTTCTTCCGAATTGCCACAAAAGGAAATAGGCCAGGTACAAGTCTGAGTagcaaaaataatcaaagaataaATTCGATGGTGTATTGtgagaaaaattctgaatttttagataatattttaagTATCTTGAAAGTACACTTgatgttaaaattattaaatacgAAGCATTCAAACAAATATTCTACATGAAAAAAGTTAATGATTGTGGCATTATGGTGGTTTAAAAACAAGTCAAGGCACTAATGTATCACAGTACCATTAGGAAGGAATAAGACAGCCTTTCCTTCAATTATTGCAATTAAAATAATTGGGTTACTCAATGTAGAATttatattgagatttttttttaatttctagtatCTTAGTATGATTTTGCATATTAAAATTAatcaatttctcttttctgtctgattttcgtaataataaaaagaaacatgagaTAGCTGTTAGTATGTGATCTATATAATGAAAGAATTCAGCTTATACTACTTCTGTGTTCTACCATAATTCTGTTATGTAgcattattacatatattttaacaaGCAGAGAAGGAATAATAATATATCCAAAATTTACAAAGTCAACTCATTCCTTACAATTAAGGCGGAAATTTAATTGAACAACTGAATTTTCCTCAGGACTAAAATACCAAGAGATATTTGCTTTGCTCGTGCTATAAAGAAGATAATATTCTACATTCTGGTTTAGGCTAAGATGTCGACAtagtacaattttaaaaagtaaatttccaGTAATCATAATATGGATAATCAGTAGTCACAACTCATTTAATCATAAATGGCTAtttcattttcctgtcatttttgaAAACTTCATAATGCTTTGAAGGTGCCTATGCAGTATCAGTTTAAGCAACTAGCCCTAATTATCAGCACCACTTTAAAATTCCTAAGCAACCCAGTGCATGAGCTTGCTGTACCACAAAAATGTACCAAGAAAATCATTAGCTACAATTTAAGTACcaaaagggggagaaaaagacTCTCATAGAGATATTTCATGGCAATGAAGTAGCTTTTTATGATATAAGTAAAATCTGAAGAAGGAGTTCTAGAAAATTTACATCCATAAGATGAAGTATAATCATACCAATTTTCTCTCAGTgcttttcctttgagaaaaataaaagtactaacaaaatttttaaaaaaatcattttattagaATAGGCCTGGgtttagtatattttattttaaagacagaaTGTTTTCCTCATGGAAGAAATAGATTATCGATTTATTAAGACATACTAAGCAATAACTGTCAACCATGCCAtccaaaattaatttaattaaatacttGACTCATTAATTTTATAACGTGGTTTTGAGTGGACTTGAAACTCATTCAATATTCTTAATTGAAGAGTCATATCTAGGCACTTCAAGGATAATTTGGACTGAACAAATGTACTACATACGACCTAGAATTAAATATGATCCAGTCAGGCAGAAATTTCTTACTTTTATGTGTTCTTTGTCTTGCACAATAATCTAAATCAATACTATGAATAATTTTTCTAAAGGTGATATTTTAAGGTCTATATCCATATAAGGTAGATAAAAATGAGCACTGAGCTAATCATAGACGTTAAATTTATAATTAGAATGGGTCACTGCAAAGTAAGCAGTAATCCTAGGACCCATGTTGATAATTAAGGTTACCAAATTTAATATTTCTGATGCGATTCTTTAAAAACTACATATGAGATGTTTCTCTTATTCTAGGCATCTTCTTCCTCAAAATATCTTGTTATTTTAGCAGCACCAGATCCAAGATGGCGGCCAGCAGGAGGCTGATGAAGGAGCTTGAAGAAATCCGCAAATGTGGAATGAAAAACTTCCGTAACATCCAGATTGATGAAGCTAATTTATTGACTTGGCAAGGGCTTATTGTTCCTGACAACCCTCCATATGACAATGGGACCTTCAGAATCGAAATCAACTTTCCGGCAGAGTACCCATTCAAACCACCGAAGATCACATTTAAAACAAAGATCTATCACCCGAACATTGATGAAAAGGGGCAGGTCTGACTGCCGGTAATTAGTGCTGAAAACTGGAAGCCAGCAACCAAAACCGACCAAGTAATCCGGTCCCTCATAGCACTGGTGAACGACCCCCAGCCTGAGCACCCGCTTCGGGCTGACCTAGCTGAAGAATACTCTAAGGACCGTAAAAATTTCTGTAAGAACGCTGAAGAGTTTACAAAGAAATATGGGGAAAAGCGACCTGTGGACTAAAATCTGCCACGATTGATTCCAGTAAGTGTGAGCAGAGACCCCGAGCAGTGCATTCAGACACCCCGCAAAGCAGGACTCTGTGGAAAATTGACACGGGCCACCGCCTGGCGTTCGTTTGTGGCAGTTACTAACTTTCTGCAGTTTTCTTAATCAAAAGTGGTCGAGGTAACCTGTaaagaaaggattaaaaattTAAGATGTTCTAGTTCTGTggtctttgttttaaatatcattgcttcaaatctactttaaaaaaaaaaatcttgttattTTAGATGAAACTTTTATTCTCCCAAATACTGACTATTATCATAGAATTGcttttgagagaaataaaagct contains these protein-coding regions:
- the LOC100058286 gene encoding LOW QUALITY PROTEIN: ubiquitin-conjugating enzyme E2 L3 (The sequence of the model RefSeq protein was modified relative to this genomic sequence to represent the inferred CDS: substituted 1 base at 1 genomic stop codon), translating into MAASRRLMKELEEIRKCGMKNFRNIQIDEANLLTWQGLIVPDNPPYDNGTFRIEINFPAEYPFKPPKITFKTKIYHPNIDEKGQVXLPVISAENWKPATKTDQVIRSLIALVNDPQPEHPLRADLAEEYSKDRKNFCKNAEEFTKKYGEKRPVD